The nucleotide sequence ATCCCGAACCTGAGAGGGATCCTTATATTGAGAATAACAGAAAAAGGTTAGAGGAAGCAAAAATCCCATTTGTGCCATTATACAGGTGTATCGAGTTTAAAGAGGATATCGATGAGGAAACCAGGGGTAATATTGAATCGGCTATGGAAGATATGGGCCTTTTAGATGCCCTCGTAGTGCCTGCTCAATATATAGATAAAGCTTTGGAAATGGATCAAGATATGGCAGACAGGTATATTATTCCAGGAACTTTTAACATGCAGCTCAATGTATTTCAATACTTTGATGTTGTAGACCCCGGCCAAGGGATTTCAGTAGAGGATGTATCTGATGCTCTAAGCAATATACTGATATATCCATCGGAAAATTCTACTTATATCGATCAAGATGGTACCTATGGCATAGGAGTTATCAGGGGTAAATCTAGGGGTAATGTTAAGTCGAGATATATAGGTTATGAATCAAGGAAGCGCTATAGAGAAGAGATGATAAAAAACCTAAAACAAAAAATACAGCTTGTAAACGAAGAGATTGTATCATATGATGAATCTATAAATATTTTGAAATCGAGACTGGAGCTTTTAGATGAGGAGTTTTCTCGCTTTCCATCTAAAGATGACCTGGATGTGGCTTATGACTATCTTAAAACTGCTATAGCCGAATTGAAATTTGCAGAGCAGAAGTTAAATCAGCAATCATTAGATGTGAAAAAATGCTTTGAAATTCTGCAGCAAAAAAAAGCTGCGTCAAGAGAAGCTACTAAGAGTATAAAATTGCATGCTGATGTGGAAAGTTTTCAGACAGCTTATAATGAGATGGAAGAATACGAAATAAAATTAAAAGAATTAGAGATAAATTACAATAGGTATGTGTCCTGTGTTACAAATCGAGAAATACTGGATCAACAAAAAGAAGATCTGGAATACGACATCGACTCTCTAAATTACGAAATCGGCATGTTGTCTGACAAAATTCAGAACTCCCAAAAGAAAATTGAGGCTTTAGAAGAGAGCATAGAAAGACTGGGATTAAAAGAAATTCAGCAGGAACTGGATTTTTGTCTTAAAAGATTAGCAAAAATACCTGAGGAAATAAAAAATCTTTCAATGGAAAAGGCTAAATTAGAAGAGAGGTTGGCATACAGTCAGAAAGAACTTCAGCATCTATACGATGATATTATCGTAAAACAAAAGATATACAATATAATGGAAAAAGGCTTTAAAAAGGAATTGAATTTGGGATTTATAGATCCAAATAAACTGGAAATTAAAGAAATTATACCTAAAGAATATTCAGATGCTGATGTCAGGAGAATTCCTTATGAGGATAGAGATATAGAAAACATCCTGAAATTTTGCAGAAAAGTTGTGTCTAATTATAAGCCTATTTTTGATAGATCAGGTAGTGACAAAGAAAAAATGACATCGAGATTACAAAATGCTTTTTATGAAAGCCTTAGTGAGTTAGCAGATTATGGCTTAGCTATGGGATATATTTTTGATGATATGCCAGAAGATGATGAACAAAGGAATGATGCAATATATGATGAAATAAAGTATAAGCTTAGAAGATATCAGATAGTAGCCAATTTGAGCGGAAAAATGGTATCTCTCTACGTTTTATACCAGAGCATACAAGACGATATTAACATCAATGAGAACCTCTTGAGAGAAACTGATAGACACTTATTTGAAGAAATTATCATGCATAACGTGGGTAGAAAGATCAGAGGCAAGATTTTTAAGGCTGAAGAATGGGTTAAAAAGATGAATAGGCTTATGTCTGAACGGGATACTTCCAGTGGCCTTAAATTTTCATTGGAGTGGAAGCCTGTGGCAGCAGATAACGAACAGGAGATGGATACAAAAGAATTGGTAGATATATTGAAGTCTGATGTGGACATGCTCAAGCCTGAGGTATTCAATAAGGTAGTGAATCACTTTAGGTCTAAAGTGAATACGGCCAGAAAAATACAAGAGGGTGGTGCAGAAACCTTTCATAAGGTGATAAAAGAGGTGTTAGACTATAGGGACTGGTTTGAATTTGTGCTTTATTATAAAAAAGAAGGAGAAAATCGCAAGGTACTTACAAATAATGCCTTTGATAGGTTAAGCGGTGGTGAGAAAGCTATGGCTATGTACATCCCACTGTTTTCTGCAGTGTATTCCAGGTATGAATCCGCTTCCAAAGAAGCACCAAGGATTGTGTCTCTGGATGAGGCTTTTGCAGGAGTTGATGATAACAACATAAGAGATATGTTTAAACTCATGGAAGACCTTGGATTCAACTTTATAATAAACTCTCAGGTACTGTGGGGTGATTATGATACCGTCCCCGAGTTATCCATATGTGAGCTGATAAGACCTAAAAATGCCGATTATGTTACTGTTATCAGGTATATATGGGATGGCAGTGTAAAGCGTCTGGTTACGAATGTAGAAGGAAAAAAGGTATTAGGGCATGCCGGTGTTTTGAATGAATAGAGAAGATATAGCATTTTTCAAATCCCGTCAGGGGTACAGAAGAATTTTTGAAGGAATAAGAGAAAAATACAGAAGCCTTGGCAGGATAGGAGGTGTCATAAAACTCACAGACCTCACCGATGAGGAAAAAGAAATTCTTTCAAATCATTTTAAAAGGGATTACAGTAAAAATAAATCGGCAAACATTGATGTCAGTGCTTTTGAGAAATCCTTAAAACAAACTCGATTTGAAAACTACTCCCTTATAGAAATTTTAGAGGAGTATTTTGGAGAGAAACTAACCACCAAAAAAGAGGATATAGATGCGTACAATAAGGAAAAACAGGATTTTTTTGAACAACTGCAGCTAGCAGGTACTGGACGTAGATGCGCCCAGTGGTTAGATTCCATAAAGCAGGAGAAAGCAGTAGGCATGAAAGCCATAAATCAAAGATATGACAGAGACAAGAATGCTCTGAAAAAAGATATTCTTTTAGTATGCGATGCTATTGATAATCTGCCTGTTTACAAAGGTGAAAAAGTGAGGTTGCCTGTTTTTGCTTCCCGTATAACTCTTAATCCCCACGGTTTTGATCTTAATACCGATTGCGGCAATTTGTTAAAATGGGCCTTATGTACGATAATGGGGTTGGATGATGTTAGAAGTTCTGAAGAGGTCGCAGAATTGTATTATCGTGCAGGTATATTGCTCGACGAGATATCCAATTATGTAACGCTGTCAGGTCTTATAGCTTACAGGGGAAGTAAAACAGATGAAGTTTTCGAGGCAGCTTATTACAGCAACGAGGTATTACAGGTACCTCTTTTACATTTGAGTAAAATTGATAGCGTAAAAAGTCCGTTAGGAAAAGTCTACGTCGTTGAAAACCCTGGTGTATTTACTACTCTTTTAGATACTTCGGCGTTTCTTCCCCTTGTTTGTACTTATGGGCAACCAAAATTATCTTCTTTAGTACTTCTAGATTTGCTATATAGGGAAGGCACTGAAATATACTATTCCGGGGATTTTGACCCAGAGGGACTATCTATAGCTGACAGGCTTTATAAGAGGTATAAAGAGTGCTTTCACTTTTGGAGGTATACAGTAGATGACTACAAAAAAGCTCAATCTAATGAAATCTTAAGCGATAGAAGGCTAAATATACTAAAAAGCATTGAAGCATTTTCACTGCGCGAGATAGTAGAAGAAATGAGCAGGGTTAAGAAAGCCGGATATCAAGAGCTCATAATAGACGAGCTTATATCTGACCTATCTTCAATCAGTTGCTTTAAAAAAGTATAATATTTTTTATCCCGTCTAAAATATACTTGTATTGAGAAAGGCGGGATATATTGAGTAAAAGAGAACTTTCAGTATTTACTATATCTGCAACTTACATCGGAACGGTGGTAGGTGCAGGATTTGCGTCCGGACAAGAGGTGC is from Caldanaerobius fijiensis DSM 17918 and encodes:
- a CDS encoding TIGR02680 family protein — its product is MKEKIMMSDRWVINRIGLINFWYYDDEVFEFAGGRLLLRGANGSGKSVTMQSFIPLVLDGNKSPERLDPFGSRARRLEDYLLGEEEVNGIDERTGYLYMEFKKESTDNYITIGIGLKAHRHQNMDFWGFIVLDGRRVSKDLFLYKLEIGEGGNRVKVPLTKKELKSVIGDGGKVVESQKEYMEIVNKYIFGFESLDDYDELIKLLIQIRSPKLSKDFKPTVIYEILKASLPSLSDDDLRPLSETIENMDQIQMRLEELRKDMAAIKKLKNEYDNYNKFILYDKAKGLLESYSELSSIQKNYDKLAKDMDEYKVRIDHIGTEISSLEGEREALQSKEEQLRNNDVFKTQKELVEEQNRYSQYQKEKSSKEESLRQKQEKYMDIRKKIEKTRYDMYTIEKEINDILEEMSYISMDIDFIEHQFSQDELKKNYGKEYDFGFWRSQSKKHKEKIKRALEALKEELDANKRYDEALREEERLRRQKEDREKDLDKYERLFDEEKTKYVEKVYKWSENNTELKLSHEQLEHIGRQVLVYGERTGFNDIIACVRKPYDEYRSDLQREVLVLENSRNLKQEELNALKQELDEWNNKKDPEPERDPYIENNRKRLEEAKIPFVPLYRCIEFKEDIDEETRGNIESAMEDMGLLDALVVPAQYIDKALEMDQDMADRYIIPGTFNMQLNVFQYFDVVDPGQGISVEDVSDALSNILIYPSENSTYIDQDGTYGIGVIRGKSRGNVKSRYIGYESRKRYREEMIKNLKQKIQLVNEEIVSYDESINILKSRLELLDEEFSRFPSKDDLDVAYDYLKTAIAELKFAEQKLNQQSLDVKKCFEILQQKKAASREATKSIKLHADVESFQTAYNEMEEYEIKLKELEINYNRYVSCVTNREILDQQKEDLEYDIDSLNYEIGMLSDKIQNSQKKIEALEESIERLGLKEIQQELDFCLKRLAKIPEEIKNLSMEKAKLEERLAYSQKELQHLYDDIIVKQKIYNIMEKGFKKELNLGFIDPNKLEIKEIIPKEYSDADVRRIPYEDRDIENILKFCRKVVSNYKPIFDRSGSDKEKMTSRLQNAFYESLSELADYGLAMGYIFDDMPEDDEQRNDAIYDEIKYKLRRYQIVANLSGKMVSLYVLYQSIQDDININENLLRETDRHLFEEIIMHNVGRKIRGKIFKAEEWVKKMNRLMSERDTSSGLKFSLEWKPVAADNEQEMDTKELVDILKSDVDMLKPEVFNKVVNHFRSKVNTARKIQEGGAETFHKVIKEVLDYRDWFEFVLYYKKEGENRKVLTNNAFDRLSGGEKAMAMYIPLFSAVYSRYESASKEAPRIVSLDEAFAGVDDNNIRDMFKLMEDLGFNFIINSQVLWGDYDTVPELSICELIRPKNADYVTVIRYIWDGSVKRLVTNVEGKKVLGHAGVLNE
- a CDS encoding TIGR02679 family protein, coding for MNREDIAFFKSRQGYRRIFEGIREKYRSLGRIGGVIKLTDLTDEEKEILSNHFKRDYSKNKSANIDVSAFEKSLKQTRFENYSLIEILEEYFGEKLTTKKEDIDAYNKEKQDFFEQLQLAGTGRRCAQWLDSIKQEKAVGMKAINQRYDRDKNALKKDILLVCDAIDNLPVYKGEKVRLPVFASRITLNPHGFDLNTDCGNLLKWALCTIMGLDDVRSSEEVAELYYRAGILLDEISNYVTLSGLIAYRGSKTDEVFEAAYYSNEVLQVPLLHLSKIDSVKSPLGKVYVVENPGVFTTLLDTSAFLPLVCTYGQPKLSSLVLLDLLYREGTEIYYSGDFDPEGLSIADRLYKRYKECFHFWRYTVDDYKKAQSNEILSDRRLNILKSIEAFSLREIVEEMSRVKKAGYQELIIDELISDLSSISCFKKV